A genomic segment from Amia ocellicauda isolate fAmiCal2 chromosome 13, fAmiCal2.hap1, whole genome shotgun sequence encodes:
- the frem1a gene encoding FRAS1-related extracellular matrix protein 1a, which produces MGTQGRVCALLLLLSVAHWAQASLVRVNRGLRVKKGQMAFLQEDDLQFSIPRERDACKVEVVLNEPITQRVGKLSPQVFDCHFLADEVKYIHNGCPLLDEDQVLLRLYRFTEMETVTEVFVLRVELTEPDCSVIKLGPRALEVPEFYGLSEALDGNTLSFHYERRPGLECTVRINTHDAYLPAHGQLVIGEPERPEPRGDVPHSFVSLRQRIMNRAGAKCKDEVCRKGLKLVQITKVSCDEFLLMGLRYQHLDPPSPDIDYISIRLDLTDTRSRNVIQSERTWIPVRIRNAIPNQPPSAAFMPSFLLEVDQFILTPLSTGALDAEDEETPRSLLVFNVTRPPTQGFITHLSDHTRPISSFTWVDLNDMLIAYQPPNASHTERRNYEVEFEVHDFFIEKSPPITVHISVRTADTNAPRVSWNMGLNILEGQSQPITWDQLQIVDNDNLGAVRLVTVDGLQHGRLTVRGGKGFLFSVSDLRAGVVRYHHDDSDTTKDFVVFRISDGRHSTRHKFPINVLPKDDSPPFLICNMVLEALEGQAALIRGSTLQASDLDSSDDYILFNISRPPSAGEITKTPGPGLTGYPVSRFLQRDLLNAVIYYRHLGQEVFEDSFEVTLSDSHDPPNLSEPQVVVVHITPVHDQLPREAPGGTRQLSVKETEVVHLTTKHLHFTDPESPEQDLTYTITTHPFSSAHGKQDAGKLFLVDSVPKFTKDPGAPVLRSFTQHAVNHMKVAYMPPIQDIGPLPQHVQFVFSVTNQQGGALSGICFNITVLPVDNQAPEVFLNAMAVPEGGEAWLTEGFVRVIDRDSALEQLSLALDKGPRHGQLWLDKLPLTQRSRLSLQDLHSRKVSYRHDGSETLQDDIVFIATDGVNSVDFVVQVKVIPVNDEVPVLNPGLRPMLECTEGQGVVITTEYIYATDGDSNDGRLTYMIARQPSQGVVQKRGKPVDHFFQEDIVAGIVMYKHTGGEIGLNPRFDTVTFVISDEDQDATQSCCYKGSSPLAPTARIADSLPVYDLNITVFPMDNQPPTIIIGEMFVVDEGGLASITVSDLSASDPDTPQEELRFILLSPPQFGYIENTLPSPGFEKSNTGISIDSFMLSHVQNLHVNYVQSLHERTEPITDQFLLCVTDGKHHSLETPFYIVINPTNDEAPDLLARNITVQEGQTKELDPSVLDAVDLDIPRETLTFTVVQPPQHGIIMNGVYGTEVSRYKQLIQAQRSTALSVLRFTLEDLTNGMTLMYMHDDSESMEDHFTIQLSDGKHNVRRQVAVRVVPVNDERPRIVRNNGVEVEMGETRVISGAVLSAEDQDTPADQLSYVFETLPKLGLLQKKEGLEWLPLLPGMNCTQEDVDMNLLRYRHTGSLGSQSQDSFTFHLQDGSHRSPALHFFITVKDMQKGDIAVFTQPLKIWTGERAIVTTDVLLAVDGTDKPEELLYVLTTHPASGHVEYLTHPGVPITSFSQMDVAANLVCYVHDNRATAVREQLGFLISNGLSSRNGSLEVWVEAADRSPPSLSRNTGLRVPEGGQVTMPPHALSLSDPDTPPARLLFLMAQPPQFGQLYLRGVPLSQGNFTQQDLDSGDLIYRHGGGPAQIDRFGVVGSDGTNQGFLVEGQLQTQPVFITIQVEALHSAAPHVVQLHGLWRAELLEDGRYGIHISSRDLRAEGPGDEHITFHILQGPQFGYLENTTTGQFIHHSFTQRDLNRRQILYVIDTALEALSDRLQFQVSDPLGSTALPQMLEFQWSRTEFSQAEYRVCEDVGTLSVSIVRKGNMAESSFVAVKVNEISASVGKDFTLSPSNLIQFDPGVSERSWRVQLARDRLEEGEEVFEAVLSSPVSTVLGSATKVAVRISDASTGQCSSAQDATQVGLKTRVTPLVPGSPPQHGSIQLEMLPFSVVEGWTRGESAQRPPHPQARLTPRGNGKIVRPSSVHRNGTDLLFRYHGIVSLRVEDDSAAPASAGKSARVLVTSRGQQRLPPGPPGNSAVLSTDISAAHSTPQTSPGSSFPRACVPELTGLLQFDQDSHQLLRCDGVSWQSWTPTEEDMGPQKCPHGWTLHGSCCYLVSRDHRATWSSAARACRENHRGSLVSVLSKPDMDWLWDFSGRKPFWIGLNDRENTGSWEWVGGEPVTFTNWKKGPPRAKRRAGKNCVLVRRRGKWQVNDCRKGRGHQYVCYIKT; this is translated from the exons ATGGGGACGCAGGGCCGGGTGTgcgcactgctgctgctgctcagtgTGGCTCACTGGGCACAGGCCTCCCTGGTCAGGGTCAACAGGGGTCTGCGGGTGAAGAAGGGTCAGATGGCCTTCCTGCAGGAGGACGATCTGCAGTTCAGCATCCCCAGGGAGAGAGACGCCTGCAAGGTGGAGGTGGTGCTCAACGAGCCAATCACACAGAGGGTGGGCAAGCTCTCCCCACAG GTGTTTGACTGCCACTTCCTGGCTGACGAGGTAAAGTACATCCATAATGGATGCCCCCTCCTGGACGAGGACCAGGTGCTGCTACGACTCTACAG GTTCACAGAGATGGAGACGGTGACAGAGGTGTTTGTGCTGCGTGTGGAGCTCACAGAGCCGGACTGCAGTGTCATCAAGCTGGGCCCCCGAGCCCTGGAGGTGCCGGAGTTCTACGGCCTGTCGGAGGCTCTGGATGGGAACACACTGTCCTTCCACTACGAGCGCAGGCCGGGCTTGGAGTGTACGGTGCGGATCAACACCCACGATGCGTACCTCCCTGCCCATGGACAGCTGGTCATAGGGGAGCCGGAGCGGCCTGAGCCCCGCGGAGACGTGCCACACAGCTTCGTCTCTCTGCGGCAGAGAATTA TGAACAGGGCTGGGGCCAAGTGTAAAGACGAGGTCTGCCGGAAGGGCCTGAAGCTGGTCCAGATTACCAAGGTGTCCTGTGACGAATTCCTGCTGATGGGCCTCCGGTACCAGCACCTGGACCCTCCCTCTCCGGACATTGACTACATTTCTATCAGGCTGGACCTCACTGACACCAGGAGCAGGAATGTAATCCAG TCAGAGCGAACCTGGATCCCTGTCCGAATCCGAAATGCCATCCCCAACCAGCCACCGTCCGCTGCCTTCATGCCGTCTTTCCTGCTGGAGGTGGACCAGTTCATTCTGACGCCACTGAGCACAGGGGCGCTGGACGCCGAGGATGAGGAGACGCCACGCTCCCTTCTGGTGTTCAATGTCACCAGGCCACCAACACAGGGCTTTATCACACACCTGTCTGACCACACACGGCCCATCTCCTCCTTCACCTGGGTTGACCTGAACGACATGCTCATCGCCTACCAGCCACCCAACGCCAGCCACACTGAGCGCAGGAACTACGAG GTGGAGTTCGAGGTCCATGATTTCTTCATTGAGAAAAGCCCCCCAATCACTGTTCATATCTCAGTTAGGACTGCGGACACCAATGCACCCAGGGTGTCCTGGAACATGG GCCTTAATATCCTGGAAGGGCAGTCCCAGCCCATCACCTGGGACCAGCTGCAGATTGTGGACAATGACAACCTGGGAGCCGTGCGTCTCGTCACCGTGGATGGGCTGCAGCACGGCCGGCTCACCGTGCGAG GAGGGAAGGGTTTCCTGTTCAGCGTGAGCGACCTCAGGGCCGGTGTGGTGCGTTACCACCATGACGACAGCGACACCACCAAAGACTTCGTGGTGTTCCGGATATCGGACGGCCGTCACAGCACCCGGCACAAGTTCCCCATCAACGTCCTGCCGAAGGACGACAGTCCCCCCTTCCTGATCTGCAACATGGTGCTGGAGGCGCTGGAGGGGCAGGCAGCTCTGATCCGCGGCTCCACGCTGCAGGCTTCTGATCTGGACTCCAGCGACGACTACATCCTCTTCAACATCAGCCGCCCGCCAAGCGCCGGGGAAATCACCAAGACCCCCGGGCCTGGACTCACAG GTTACCCTGTCAGCCGCTTCCTCCAGAGGGACTTACTCAACGCAGTGATTTATTACCGTCACCTGGGGCAGGAGGTGTTCGAGGATTCCTTTGAGGTCACTCTCTCGGACAGCCACgacccccccaacctctccgAGCCGCAG GTCGTCGTGGTGCACATCACCCCTGTCCACGACCAGCTGCCCCGAGAAGCACCCGGAGGAACTCGGCAACTGTCTGTCAAGGAAACAGAGGTAGTTCATCTGACCACGAAGCACCTGCACTTCACTGACCCTGAGTCTCCTGAGCAGGATCTGACCTACACCATCACCACCCACCCCTTCAGCTCCGCTCACGG GAAGCAGGATGCAGGGAAGTTGTTCCTGGTCGACAGTGTTCCTAAATTCACCAAAGACCCCGGGGCCCCAGTGTTGCGCTCATTCACACAG CACGCTGTGAATCACATGAAGGTGGCCTACATGCCTCCCATCCAGGACATTGGCCCGCTGCCCCAGCATGTGCAGTTTGTGTTCTCTGTCACCAACCAGCAGGGAGGTGCTCTCAGTGGCATCTGCTTCAACATCACGGTGCTGCCCGTGGACAACCAGGCTCCGGAG GTGTTCCTGAATGCTATGGCTGTGCCAGAGGGTGGGGAGGCCTGGCTCACTGAGGGGTTCGTACGGGTCATCGATAGGGACTCGGCACTGGAGCAGCTCAGCTTGGCGCTGGACAAGGGGCCGCGGCATGGGCAACTGTGGCTGGACAAGCTGCCCCTCACACAAAGATCTCGGCTCTCACTGCAGGACCTGCACAGCAGAAAAGTTAG TTATCGTCACGATGGCTCTGAGACGCTGCAGGACGACATTGTCTTCATTGCGACGGATGGAGTCAATTCAGTGGACTTTGTTGTGCAGGTTAAG GTGATACCGGTCAATGATGAGGTCCCAGTCTTGAATCCAGGCCTCAGACCAATGCTGGAGTGCACAGAGGGACAGGGAGTGGTCATCACCACAGAGTACATCTACGCCACAGACGGCGACAGCAACGATGGGAGGCTCACCTACATGATCGCACGCCAGCCTAGCCAGGGGGTGGTACAGAAGAGAGGGAAGCCCGTGGATCATTTTTTCCAGGAAGACATTGTGGCTGGCATTGTCATGTACAAACACACAG GAGGGGAGATCGGGCTGAACCCTCGCTTTGACACCGTCACCTTTGTGATCTCGGACGAAGACCAGGATGCCACACAGAGCTGCTGCTATAAAGGATCTTCACCCCTCGCTCCCACAGCCCGGATTGCAGACTCACTGCCTGTGTACGATCTCAATATAACCGTGTTCCCCATGGACAACCAGCCTCCCACCATCATCATCG GAGAGATGTTTGTGGTTGATGAAGGAGGTTTAGCCTCCATCACTGTATCCGACCTGAGTGCTAGTGACCCCGACACCCCCCAGGAGGAGTTACGGTTCATCCTGCTCTCTCCTCCCCAGTTCGGCTACATCGAGAACACCCTGCCCAGTCCCGGGTTCGAGAAAAGCAACACTGGGATCAGTATTG ACTCGTTCATGCTCAGCCACGTGCAGAACCTGCATGTGAACTATGTGCAGTCTCTCCATGAGCGGACAGAGCCCATCACGGACCAGTTCCTGCTCTGTGTCACTGACGGCAAACACCACTCCCTCGAAACTCCATTTTACATCGTCATCAACCCCACCAATGACGAGGCCCCGGATCTTCTGGCAAGAAACATCACT GTCCAGGAGGGGCAGACGAAGGAGCTCGACCCCTCGGTCCTGGACGCGGTGGACCTTGACATTCCCAGGGAGACCCTGACCTTCACTGTTGTCCAGCCACCGCAACACGGGATCATCATGAATGGTGTCTATGGCACCGAGGTGTCACGCTACAAGCAGCTGATCCAGGCCCAGCGTAGCACCGCGCTCTCGGTGCTGCGCTTCACCCTGGAGGACCTGACTAATG GAATGACTCTGATGTACATGCATGACGACTCCGAGAGCATGGAGGACCACTTCACCATCCAGCTGAGCGACGGGAAACACAACGTGCGCAGACAAGTGGCAGTGCGGGTCGTTCCTGTCAACGATGAGAGACCTCGGATTGTAAG AAACAACGGTGTGGAAGTGGAGATGGGGGAAACCAGGGTCATCTCAGGGGCTGTGCTCTCTGCAGaagaccaggacaccccagcggACCAACTATCCTATGTGTTTGAAACTCTTCCCAAACTTGGATTACTGCAAAAGAAG GAAGGACTGGAATGGCTGCCTCTCTTGCCAGGGATGAACTGCACTCAGGAGGACGTTGACATGAACCTGCTGCGCTATCGGCACACGGGCTCACTGGGCTCCCAGAGCCAGGACTCCTTCACCTTCCACCTGCAGGACGGGAGCCACCGCTCGCCGGCCCTGCACTTCTTCATCACTGTGAAGGACATGCAAAAAG GAGACATTGCCGTTTTCACTCAGCCCCTGAAGATCTGGACAGGAGAGCGGGCGATAGTGACCACTGACGTGCTGCTGGCCGTGGATGGCACAGACAAGCCTGAGGAGCTGCTCTATGTGCTAACCACCCACCCTGCCAGCGGCCATGTGGAGTACCTCACCCACCCCGGGGTCCCCATCACCTCCTTCAGTCAGATGGACGTGGCTGCCAACCTGGTGTGCTACGTTCATGACAACAGGGCCACTGCAGTCAGAGAGCAGCTAGG ATTCCTCATCAGCAACGGTCTGTCGTCCCGCAACGGCTCCCTGGAGGTGTGGGTGGAAGCTGCTGACCGGAGTCCACCGTCTCTGTCCAGGAACACCGGGCTGCGGGTCCCAGAGGGCGGGCAGGTCACGATGCCACCTCACGCCCTCAGCCTCTCCGACCCCGACACACCGCCTGCACGCCTCCTCTTCCTGATGGCTCAACCACCACAGTTCGGCCAGCTGTACCTGCGGGGGGTGCCACTGAGCCAGGGCAACTTCACCCAGCAGGACCTTGACAGTGGAGACCTGATCTACAGGCACGGTGGCGGGCCCGCTCAGATCGACCGCTTCGGAGTCGTGGGCTCCGACGGCACCAACCAGGGATTCCTGGTGGAGGGGCAGCTGCAGACCCAGCCCGTCTTCATCACCATCCAG GTAGAAGCTCTGCACTCGGCCGCCCCCCATGTGGTTCAGCTGCACGGCCTGTGGAGGGCGGAGCTCCTGGAGGACGGCCGCTATGGGATCCACATCTCCTCCAGAGACCTGCGGGCAGAGGGCCCGGGAGATGAGCATATCACCTTCCACATCCTGCAGGGGCCTCAATTCGGCTACCTGGAGAACACAACGACAG GTCAATTCATCCACCACAGCTTCACCCAGAGGGACCTGAATAGGAGACAGATCCTCTATGTCATCGACACGGCTCTGGAGGCCCTATCTGACAGACTGCAGTTCCAGGTCTCTGACCCCCTGGGGAGCACTGCTCTTCCACAGAT GCTGGAGTTCCAGTGGTCTCGTACAGAGTTCTCCCAGGCTGAGTACCGAGTCTGTGAGGACGTCGGGACGCTGTCTGTCTCCATTGTGAGGAAGGGCAATATGGCAGAGTCTTCATTCGTGGCAGTTAAG gtcaatgAAATCTCAGCATCTGTTGGGAAGGATTTCACTCTGAGTCCCTCGAACCTCATCCAGTTTGACCCTG GTGTGTCGGAGCGCAGCTGGCGGGTACAGCTGGCCCGGGACCggctggaggagggggaggaggtgtTCGAGGCCGTGCTGTCCTCCCCGGTCAGCACTGTGCTGGGCAGCGCCACGAAGGTGGCCGTGAGGATCTCTGACGCCAGCACAG GCCAGTGCAGCAGTGCCCAGGATGCCACTCAGGTGGGGCTGAAGACAAGGGTGACCCCACTGGTCCCAGGCTCCCCCCCGCAGCATGGCTCTATCCAGCTGGAGATGCTGCCCTTCTCTGTGGTGGAGGGGTGGACCCGAGGAGAATCTGCCCAGCGGCCACCTCACCCCCAGGCTCGGCTGACGCCCAGAGGAAATGGGAAAATT GTTCGCCCGTCCTCTGTTCATCGAAATGGGACGGATTTATTATTCAGG TATCATGGGATCGTGTCTCTGCGTGTGGAGGACGACTCGGCGGCTCCTGCCAGCGCTGGGAAGAGTGCCAGGGTACTGGTGaccagcagagggcagcagaGGCTTCCCCCGGGCCCTCCGGGGAACAGTGCGGTCCTGAGCACGGATATCAGCGCTGCCCACTCCACTCCGCAG ACGAGTCCTGGCAGCTCCTTCCCCAGAGCCTGTGTCCCTGAGCTCACTGGACTCCTGCAGTTTGACCAGGATTCCCACCAGCTGCTGCGCTGTGATGGCGTGTCCTGGCAGTCCTGGACCCCCACTGAAGAG GACATGGGCCCTCAGAAGTGTCCCCATGGCTGGACGCTTCATGGCAGCTGCTGCTACCTGGTCAGCAGGGACCACAGGGCCACCTGGAGCTCCGCCGCCCGCGCCTGCAGGGAGAA TCACAGAGGCAGCCTGGTCAGCGTCCTCTCCAAACCCGACATGGACTGGCTGTGGGACTTCAGCGGGAGGAAGCCCTTCTGGATCG GGCTGAATGACAGGGAGAACACGGGGAGTTGGGAGTGGGTGGGCGGGGAGCCGGTGACCTTCACCAACTGGAAGAAGGGGCCCCCCAGGGCCAAGAGGAGGGCGGGGAAGAACTGTGTGCTGGTGAGGAGGAGAGGGAAGTGGCAGGTGAACGACTGCAGGAAGGGCAGAGGGCATCAGTACGTCTGCTACATCAAGACATAA